A DNA window from Bdellovibrio sp. BCCA contains the following coding sequences:
- the polX gene encoding DNA polymerase/3'-5' exonuclease PolX, with protein sequence MAIQNAEVAQTFNELADLLEIQGANPFRIRAYRTAARTLIELSQNVADVIEAHGKLYEYPGIGKDLASKIEEIVQTGHLQAFDEAAEKTPKFLLDFLKIPTLGPKRVKILHEKLGIKSLEDLQRVAESNEILKVRGFGEKTRAEILEGIKKIQQEQKKHVLLLEAEEAANLLSRYLSQAPGLQKLEVAGSFRRRKEVVADLDILVTAKKSQPVMEHFLKFENIAKVISKGSTRSTVNLKSGLQVDLRVVDNNSYGAALLYFTGSKAHNIALRARALKRGLKINEYGVFKGEKSIVSAKEEEIYELLKLPYIEPELRENRGEIEAALKGQLPHLIQIKDLQGDLHMHTTASDGRNSLKEMALAAKKLGYAYIGITDHSRRMAVAHGLDKKQLLKQIDQIDKLNAEIQGITILKSVEVDILEDGRLDLPDDVLEKLDYTVGAIHSYFQLSSQKQTDRILRAMENPHLRIFAHPAGRLIGKREPSAMNIEKIMKAAKERSVVLELNSQPERMDLSDILCRMAKDLGVKIAISTDSHSVNQLNLMKYGVGQARRGWLEKKDVINTLPLTKLKQIFQSGYD encoded by the coding sequence ATGGCGATTCAAAATGCGGAAGTGGCACAGACATTCAATGAGCTGGCGGATCTTCTTGAAATTCAAGGAGCCAATCCTTTTCGCATTCGCGCCTATCGAACAGCAGCGCGCACTCTGATAGAACTTTCGCAGAATGTTGCCGACGTGATTGAGGCTCACGGAAAACTTTACGAATATCCCGGCATAGGAAAAGATCTCGCCTCAAAAATTGAAGAGATTGTGCAAACAGGACACTTGCAAGCTTTCGATGAAGCCGCAGAAAAAACGCCGAAGTTCTTATTGGATTTTTTAAAAATCCCCACGCTGGGACCCAAACGGGTCAAAATTCTGCATGAAAAATTGGGAATCAAAAGCCTTGAAGATCTGCAAAGAGTAGCTGAAAGCAATGAAATCCTGAAGGTGCGCGGGTTCGGAGAAAAAACGCGTGCGGAAATTCTGGAAGGTATTAAAAAAATTCAACAAGAACAGAAAAAACATGTTTTGCTCTTAGAGGCGGAAGAGGCCGCAAATTTATTATCGCGCTATCTTTCGCAGGCACCGGGTCTACAAAAACTGGAAGTGGCGGGGAGTTTCCGACGAAGAAAAGAGGTCGTCGCAGATCTTGATATTCTGGTGACGGCGAAAAAAAGCCAGCCGGTCATGGAGCATTTTCTAAAATTTGAAAATATCGCAAAAGTCATTTCAAAGGGTTCAACACGATCTACGGTGAATTTGAAATCCGGTTTGCAAGTCGACCTTCGCGTCGTTGATAACAACAGTTACGGAGCCGCTTTGCTTTATTTTACGGGCTCAAAAGCACACAACATCGCCTTGCGTGCGAGAGCCTTAAAAAGGGGTCTTAAGATCAATGAGTACGGAGTTTTCAAAGGCGAAAAAAGCATTGTCTCTGCAAAAGAAGAAGAAATCTATGAACTCCTAAAGCTTCCCTACATCGAGCCTGAGTTAAGGGAAAATAGAGGGGAGATCGAAGCGGCACTGAAAGGACAGCTACCCCATCTGATTCAGATAAAAGATCTGCAAGGTGATTTGCACATGCATACGACGGCTAGCGACGGGCGCAACTCTTTAAAAGAGATGGCCTTGGCTGCTAAGAAACTGGGCTACGCTTACATCGGGATCACGGATCATTCTCGCCGAATGGCGGTAGCGCACGGTCTCGATAAAAAGCAGCTTTTAAAACAGATCGATCAGATTGATAAATTGAATGCAGAAATTCAGGGGATAACGATTTTAAAATCCGTCGAAGTGGATATTCTTGAGGACGGCCGTCTTGATTTACCCGATGATGTTCTAGAAAAATTAGACTACACAGTCGGCGCCATTCATTCGTATTTTCAACTGTCGTCACAAAAACAAACCGACCGTATTTTGCGCGCGATGGAGAATCCCCACCTTCGAATCTTTGCGCATCCGGCAGGGAGATTGATCGGAAAACGCGAACCTTCCGCAATGAATATCGAAAAAATCATGAAAGCCGCCAAAGAGCGATCCGTCGTCTTGGAACTTAATTCTCAACCAGAGCGGATGGATCTTTCAGACATTCTTTGCCGAATGGCGAAAGACCTGGGAGTCAAAATCGCGATCTCCACGGATTCTCACAGCGTCAATCAGCTAAACCTAATGAAATATGGAGTCGGTCAGGCTCGTCGCGGATGGCTTGAAAAGAAAGACGTCATAAACACTTTGCCTCTTACAAAACTTAAACAAATTTTCCAGTCTGGATATGATTAA
- a CDS encoding ABC transporter ATP-binding protein: MSIISLQDITVAFEDHVVLKQVNLNIAAGESFVIVGPSGQGKTTLLKTMSGLITPQNGKVFIEQKEWMTLSPKERLPLLKKMGILFQKNALFDSLTCVENISFPLGETTKLTEWEITKRAETFLDVVGIPHARDLYPDEISGGMQKRLGIARALALDPEIIFYDDPTAGLDPITSKKIIELILKLKAEKGSTIVAITNDMNRAYQMADRIGVVMDQQLIITGTPEETQNHKDPRVHQFVRGLLEGPLTTMA, encoded by the coding sequence ATGAGCATCATCAGCCTGCAAGACATTACGGTGGCCTTTGAAGATCATGTTGTTTTAAAGCAAGTGAATCTCAATATTGCCGCTGGCGAGTCCTTCGTAATTGTGGGTCCGAGCGGGCAGGGCAAAACGACCTTGCTAAAAACCATGTCAGGCTTGATAACTCCGCAGAATGGCAAAGTTTTTATCGAACAGAAAGAGTGGATGACGCTAAGTCCCAAAGAGCGTTTGCCGCTGCTTAAAAAGATGGGAATTTTGTTTCAAAAGAACGCTCTTTTTGACTCATTGACCTGCGTTGAAAACATCAGCTTTCCTTTAGGCGAGACCACAAAACTCACGGAATGGGAAATAACAAAAAGAGCTGAGACTTTCTTGGATGTGGTCGGAATTCCGCACGCACGCGATCTTTATCCCGATGAAATCAGCGGTGGGATGCAAAAGCGCCTCGGAATTGCTAGAGCGCTGGCTCTAGATCCAGAGATTATTTTCTACGATGATCCGACAGCGGGACTTGATCCGATCACTTCGAAAAAAATCATCGAACTCATTTTGAAACTCAAAGCTGAAAAAGGTTCGACGATTGTGGCGATTACGAACGACATGAATCGCGCTTACCAAATGGCAGATCGCATCGGTGTTGTGATGGACCAACAACTCATCATCACTGGAACTCCTGAAGAAACACAAAATCACAAAGACCCGCGCGTGCACCAGTTTGTCAGAGGTCTTCTTGAGGGTCCTCTTACGACAATGGCTTAA
- the mdh gene encoding malate dehydrogenase: protein MAHKRNKIAVIGAGFVGSTTAHWAAQKELGDVVILDINEGAAIGKALDLAQAGPIEMFDTKIKGTNKYEDIADSDVVIITAGMPRKPGMSRDELVGINAKIVKDVCEGVKKYAPNSFVIVVCNPMDVMAVYAKQILGFPRERVLGMGGCLDSARFREFIAEELNVSVKDVTGIVIGNHGDAMMPLVRQASVSGIPLTELLPADKIAAIVARTKQAGAEIGGHLKTGSAYYAPSRGAVEMAEAILKDQKRVLPVAVELTGEFGVNEGLMVGVLATIGGKGIEKVHKFEMNPAEQEEFKKSVDAVRTLVSALKNVQ, encoded by the coding sequence ATGGCTCACAAAAGAAATAAAATTGCCGTTATCGGCGCAGGATTCGTAGGTTCAACAACTGCTCACTGGGCAGCTCAAAAAGAACTTGGCGATGTTGTTATCTTGGACATCAATGAGGGCGCAGCTATCGGTAAGGCGTTGGATCTTGCTCAAGCAGGTCCGATCGAAATGTTTGATACAAAAATCAAAGGAACTAACAAGTACGAAGACATCGCTGATTCTGATGTTGTGATCATCACTGCAGGTATGCCACGTAAACCAGGCATGAGCCGTGACGAGCTTGTTGGTATCAACGCGAAAATCGTAAAAGATGTTTGCGAAGGTGTTAAGAAGTACGCTCCAAATTCATTCGTGATCGTTGTTTGTAACCCAATGGACGTTATGGCTGTTTACGCAAAACAAATCTTGGGCTTCCCTCGTGAGCGCGTTCTTGGAATGGGCGGTTGCTTGGATTCAGCTCGCTTCCGTGAATTCATCGCTGAAGAGTTGAACGTGTCTGTGAAAGACGTAACTGGTATCGTTATCGGTAACCACGGTGACGCGATGATGCCTCTTGTTCGTCAAGCTTCTGTATCTGGTATTCCTCTTACAGAACTTCTTCCTGCAGATAAAATCGCAGCGATCGTGGCTCGTACAAAACAAGCGGGTGCTGAAATCGGCGGCCACTTGAAAACAGGTTCTGCTTACTACGCTCCTTCTCGTGGCGCCGTTGAAATGGCAGAAGCCATTCTTAAAGATCAAAAACGCGTTCTTCCAGTAGCTGTTGAGTTGACTGGTGAGTTCGGTGTTAACGAAGGTTTGATGGTTGGTGTGCTTGCAACTATCGGCGGAAAAGGTATCGAAAAAGTTCACAAGTTCGAAATGAACCCAGCTGAACAAGAAGAATTCAAAAAATCAGTAGACGCAGTTCGCACACTTGTTTCTGCTCTTAAAAACGTTCAGTAG
- the sucC gene encoding ADP-forming succinate--CoA ligase subunit beta has product MNIHEYQAKEILRKFGVATLKGKIAHSPEEAVAAAKEIGGSLWVVKAQIHAGGRGKGGGVKIAKTLDEVGELTKKMIGMTLVTHQTGPEGKVVQKVYIEQGCNIAKEYYVACLIDRATGRAAMMASSEGGMDIEEVAEHNPNAIKKVDIDPTIGLAAFQARQLAFDIGMSPEIVNKAVKFFTGLYNAFITTDCSIAEINPLVVTKEGDVLCLDAKMNFDSNALYRHQDIVEMRDLNEEEPSEIEASKFDLAFIKLDGNIGCLVNGAGLAMATLDIIKLHGASPANFLDVGGGANKEKVTAAFKIILKDPNVKGILVNIFGGIMKCDIIAEGVVAASRELGLKVPLVCRLEGTNVELGKKILKESGLNITPADDLTDAAKKIVAAVKGQ; this is encoded by the coding sequence ATGAATATTCATGAGTATCAGGCCAAAGAGATCCTCAGAAAATTTGGAGTGGCGACTTTAAAAGGTAAAATCGCTCACTCCCCTGAGGAAGCTGTGGCTGCAGCAAAAGAAATCGGTGGAAGTCTTTGGGTCGTTAAGGCGCAAATCCACGCTGGTGGCCGCGGTAAAGGCGGCGGTGTTAAGATCGCAAAAACTTTGGATGAAGTGGGCGAGCTTACAAAAAAAATGATCGGCATGACTTTGGTGACTCACCAAACAGGCCCTGAAGGTAAAGTTGTTCAGAAAGTTTACATCGAACAAGGTTGCAACATCGCTAAAGAATACTACGTTGCTTGCTTGATCGACCGTGCAACTGGAAGAGCGGCAATGATGGCTTCTTCTGAAGGTGGCATGGACATCGAAGAAGTGGCTGAACACAATCCAAATGCGATCAAGAAAGTAGATATCGATCCAACAATCGGTTTGGCTGCTTTCCAAGCTCGTCAATTGGCTTTCGATATCGGCATGTCTCCTGAGATCGTCAATAAAGCTGTGAAGTTCTTTACAGGTCTTTACAACGCGTTCATCACGACAGACTGCTCGATTGCTGAAATCAATCCGCTTGTCGTGACTAAAGAAGGTGATGTTCTTTGCTTGGATGCGAAAATGAACTTCGACTCCAACGCTCTTTACCGTCATCAAGACATCGTTGAGATGCGCGATTTGAACGAAGAAGAACCTTCTGAGATCGAAGCTTCTAAATTTGACCTTGCGTTCATCAAGCTTGATGGAAACATCGGCTGCCTAGTGAACGGTGCGGGTCTTGCGATGGCGACTTTGGATATTATTAAACTTCACGGCGCTTCTCCTGCGAACTTCTTGGACGTAGGCGGCGGTGCTAATAAAGAAAAAGTAACAGCGGCTTTCAAAATCATCCTTAAAGATCCAAACGTAAAAGGGATCTTGGTGAACATCTTCGGTGGTATCATGAAATGTGACATCATCGCAGAAGGTGTGGTTGCAGCTTCTCGCGAATTGGGTCTGAAAGTTCCACTTGTTTGCCGCCTTGAAGGTACAAACGTAGAACTTGGTAAGAAAATCTTGAAGGAAAGTGGTTTGAACATCACTCCTGCAGATGACCTCACAGATGCTGCGAAGAAAATCGTAGCGGCAGTTAAAGGACAATAA
- the sucD gene encoding succinate--CoA ligase subunit alpha has product MAILINKDTKVICQGFTGAQGTFHSEQAIAYGTKMVGGVTPGKGGTTHIGLPVFNTVHDAKEKTGCNASVIFVPPPFAADSIMEAVDAELDLVICITEGIPVLDMVKVKKFMQGKKTRLVGPNCPGVITPGQCKIGIMPGHIHMPGRIGVLSRSGTLTYEAVGQLTALGLGQSTCVGIGGDPVNGTNFIDVLEMYNKDKDTDAVIMIGEIGGSAEEEAADYIKREFKKPVTAFIAGAAAPAGKRMGHAGAIISGGKGTAEAKFEALLSAGCKISRSPADMGVTLKSMLK; this is encoded by the coding sequence ATGGCTATTCTTATTAACAAAGACACAAAAGTTATCTGCCAAGGTTTCACTGGCGCCCAAGGCACTTTCCACTCTGAGCAAGCGATTGCTTACGGAACTAAGATGGTTGGTGGTGTGACTCCGGGTAAAGGTGGCACAACTCACATCGGTCTTCCTGTTTTCAACACAGTTCACGATGCGAAAGAAAAAACGGGCTGTAACGCTTCTGTTATCTTCGTTCCACCTCCATTTGCAGCAGACTCTATCATGGAAGCTGTTGATGCTGAGTTGGATCTTGTGATCTGTATCACTGAAGGCATTCCAGTTTTGGACATGGTGAAAGTAAAGAAATTCATGCAAGGAAAGAAAACTCGCTTGGTAGGTCCAAACTGCCCGGGCGTGATCACTCCTGGCCAATGTAAAATCGGTATCATGCCTGGTCACATCCACATGCCAGGTCGTATCGGCGTTCTTTCGCGTTCTGGCACATTGACTTACGAAGCCGTTGGTCAATTGACAGCATTGGGACTTGGCCAATCTACTTGCGTAGGTATCGGTGGTGACCCAGTGAATGGAACAAACTTCATCGACGTTCTTGAAATGTACAATAAAGATAAAGACACTGACGCCGTGATCATGATCGGTGAAATCGGTGGTTCTGCAGAGGAAGAAGCTGCGGATTACATCAAGCGCGAATTCAAAAAACCAGTCACTGCATTCATCGCGGGTGCGGCAGCTCCAGCGGGTAAACGTATGGGCCACGCCGGCGCGATCATCAGCGGCGGCAAAGGCACAGCAGAAGCGAAGTTCGAAGCTTTGTTGTCTGCAGGTTGCAAAATTTCTCGTTCACCTGCTGATATGGGTGTGACGTTGAAATCTATGTTGAAGTAA
- a CDS encoding substrate-binding periplasmic protein produces the protein MSIFAFADETALRGGLPAGLAPPLLYSGKVGETKGLVADYTVALAEAMGRKAELSLITRYRLDGYLLKGQMDVLCYTSKAWASNQDALDFSKPLFTKREVILGPAPMPKKVSDLKGKTIGTILQYVYPKLDPLFESKQLKREDSPSEEANLKKLLHGRLSYVVTDELFIDYFKLENPKFEINRERLFMQEYPVVCSISRKGRVTEKELNAAIDKIKANGKLEAIFKKYGATSK, from the coding sequence ATGTCTATTTTCGCATTTGCTGACGAGACAGCTCTACGCGGAGGATTGCCTGCGGGCTTAGCGCCGCCGCTCTTATATAGCGGCAAAGTCGGAGAGACAAAAGGTCTCGTTGCCGACTACACAGTGGCCCTTGCAGAAGCCATGGGAAGAAAAGCAGAGCTAAGTCTCATCACTCGTTACCGTCTTGATGGTTATCTCCTTAAAGGTCAAATGGATGTTCTTTGTTATACTAGCAAGGCGTGGGCGAGCAACCAAGATGCCTTGGATTTTTCAAAACCACTTTTCACTAAAAGAGAAGTGATTCTTGGGCCGGCACCAATGCCAAAAAAGGTGAGTGATCTTAAGGGGAAGACGATCGGAACAATCTTGCAGTATGTGTATCCAAAATTAGATCCCCTTTTCGAGTCAAAGCAGCTTAAAAGAGAAGACAGTCCCAGTGAAGAGGCCAACCTAAAAAAGCTTCTTCATGGACGACTTTCTTATGTCGTTACAGATGAACTCTTCATCGATTATTTTAAGCTGGAAAATCCCAAGTTTGAAATCAACCGCGAGCGACTTTTCATGCAGGAATATCCGGTGGTATGCTCAATCAGTCGTAAGGGACGTGTCACAGAAAAAGAACTTAACGCCGCCATTGATAAAATCAAAGCCAATGGAAAACTTGAGGCGATTTTCAAGAAATACGGCGCAACTTCAAAATAA
- a CDS encoding c-type cytochrome translates to MKTYILAMFTFLLSISANAYTPDWSEGTLIPEGGRENIYQWSDTDFLHYKNQGKIHTQIYPVTVTGMLPPYAPIKKLIDEDSNNPFKKWLQGILQGISGYKTFNDVLKNLGLHPYPKQTDDGVYSVPYPNNIRPDELMGFGLIERNGAKGFTFSCAACHSSNLFGKTVLGMTNRFSRANEFFIKAKRVMAVSDPLIFQAYTGATTAERKLLEESMGNLRFVSLKQPIALGLDTSLAQVSLSLNRRSKDPYASYSEWYATFPRHDAILDNNPADSKPAVWWNLKYKNRWLSDGSVLSGNPIFTNIIWNEIGRGADLVKLEKWLDENSHVIEELTTAVFSIQAPLITDFIPAEKIDLGRAKLGEQVFNTNCAKCHGHYDKAWNVAGSEALPLKDQLKTVQVRYKEKTPVVDVGTDPYRRLGMKSLEQLNDLAISKKNGIVIKAQPGYVPPPLVGIWARWPYFHNNSIPNLCALLTPSQRRPVAYYSGEANNPATDFDLECNGYPLGDKTPKVWMTRDHYFDTRKKGLSNAGHDERIFIKDGKEILSKEDKKNLIVFLQTL, encoded by the coding sequence ATGAAGACATACATTCTTGCAATGTTCACATTTCTGCTTTCAATTTCTGCAAATGCTTACACGCCCGATTGGTCTGAAGGCACACTGATTCCAGAAGGTGGCCGCGAGAATATCTATCAGTGGTCCGACACTGACTTTCTTCACTACAAAAATCAAGGCAAGATCCACACCCAGATTTATCCTGTGACTGTGACGGGAATGCTGCCTCCTTATGCTCCGATTAAAAAACTGATTGATGAAGACTCCAACAATCCATTTAAAAAATGGCTGCAAGGAATTCTTCAAGGAATCAGCGGATATAAAACATTTAACGACGTCCTTAAAAACTTAGGTCTTCACCCTTATCCAAAACAAACAGACGACGGCGTTTATTCTGTTCCATATCCCAACAATATTCGCCCCGATGAGTTGATGGGTTTTGGTCTTATTGAAAGAAATGGCGCCAAAGGCTTTACATTTAGCTGTGCGGCCTGCCACTCAAGCAACCTTTTTGGTAAAACAGTTCTCGGAATGACGAATCGTTTTTCTAGAGCCAACGAGTTTTTCATTAAAGCAAAAAGAGTCATGGCCGTTTCTGATCCGCTTATTTTCCAAGCCTACACGGGCGCAACGACGGCGGAAAGAAAACTTCTTGAAGAGTCGATGGGAAATTTGCGATTCGTGTCTTTAAAGCAGCCGATCGCTTTAGGACTTGATACGTCTTTGGCTCAAGTGAGTCTCTCACTCAATCGTCGTTCTAAAGATCCTTATGCAAGTTACAGCGAATGGTATGCAACCTTCCCTCGTCATGATGCGATCTTGGATAACAACCCTGCCGATTCGAAACCTGCGGTGTGGTGGAATTTAAAATATAAAAATCGCTGGCTTTCTGACGGAAGCGTTTTGAGCGGCAATCCTATTTTCACCAATATTATTTGGAATGAAATCGGTCGTGGAGCTGATCTGGTCAAACTTGAAAAGTGGCTTGATGAAAATAGCCACGTGATTGAAGAACTTACGACGGCTGTATTCTCAATCCAGGCGCCCCTTATCACTGACTTTATTCCTGCAGAAAAAATTGATTTGGGTCGCGCAAAACTAGGCGAGCAAGTTTTCAATACAAACTGTGCGAAATGCCATGGTCACTATGACAAGGCTTGGAATGTGGCAGGTTCGGAAGCGCTTCCACTCAAGGACCAACTTAAGACTGTGCAAGTTCGCTACAAAGAAAAAACTCCTGTGGTGGATGTCGGTACGGATCCCTATCGCCGTCTTGGAATGAAGTCTTTGGAACAACTCAATGATTTGGCGATCTCTAAAAAGAATGGCATCGTGATCAAAGCCCAACCCGGTTATGTGCCGCCGCCACTTGTGGGTATTTGGGCAAGATGGCCTTACTTCCACAATAACTCCATTCCAAATCTCTGCGCGCTTCTTACGCCTTCTCAAAGAAGACCTGTGGCTTACTACTCTGGAGAAGCCAACAATCCGGCGACAGATTTTGATCTTGAGTGCAACGGTTACCCATTGGGAGATAAGACTCCGAAAGTATGGATGACCCGTGACCATTATTTTGACACTCGCAAAAAAGGCCTGAGCAATGCTGGCCATGACGAGCGTATTTTCATCAAAGACGGCAAAGAGATTTTGTCTAAAGAAGATAAAAAGAACCTCATCGTCTTCTTGCAAACCCTATAG
- the ndk gene encoding nucleoside-diphosphate kinase has translation MAIEQTFSIIKPNAMKKNAIGDIISMFEANGLKIAAAKITILSKAKAEEFYAEHKERPFFGELVSFMTSGPVCLMCLQGENAVLKNREIMGATDPKKANPGTVRAKFGDNVGENAVHGSDSAASAARELALFFEKQEICNV, from the coding sequence ATGGCTATCGAACAAACATTCTCAATCATTAAGCCAAACGCAATGAAGAAAAACGCGATCGGCGACATCATCAGCATGTTTGAAGCAAACGGTTTGAAAATCGCTGCTGCAAAAATCACTATCCTTTCTAAAGCTAAAGCTGAAGAGTTCTACGCTGAACACAAAGAGCGTCCTTTCTTCGGTGAGCTTGTTTCTTTCATGACTTCAGGCCCAGTTTGCTTGATGTGCTTGCAAGGTGAAAACGCAGTTTTGAAAAACCGCGAAATCATGGGTGCTACTGATCCTAAGAAAGCTAATCCTGGAACAGTTCGCGCTAAATTCGGTGACAACGTTGGTGAGAACGCAGTTCATGGTTCTGACTCTGCAGCTTCTGCAGCTCGCGAACTTGCTTTGTTCTTCGAAAAACAAGAAATCTGCAACGTATAG
- a CDS encoding class I SAM-dependent RNA methyltransferase yields the protein MSAKSNKGGAQAPLLGSKIRLNIEKLAIGGAGVARHEGMVVFVPQAAPNEEVLAEVTLVKKNFVEAKLVEVLKPSPFRREPPCPVANVCGGCNWQHITEDEQRRQKEKLVLETIQKFNRGVEFEYLPIQESPRVLRYRNRIQPKFKHNRFGFFARNSHDIVEINDCPITESALTDKFDEVKAWLKEKNSKDLQRLEMYISEEGPVRYGLINEDDDGIGFSQVNRFQNEDLIHTALSWAGEEKYEQVFDLYAGSGNFTFPFAQKYPEAQITGVELNPKLVERAKSRIQSQRVKYFLSDVESYMRRASIGKQDLVLLDPPRAGASELIMRTLAAAQPKKIIYISCHPVSLARDLNWFFAWSQKLGTRMKLTRVQAFEMFPQTDHVETIAELRVDS from the coding sequence ATGTCTGCAAAATCAAACAAGGGGGGAGCGCAAGCTCCCCTTCTTGGTTCAAAGATCAGATTGAATATTGAGAAACTCGCCATTGGTGGTGCTGGAGTCGCTCGACACGAGGGCATGGTCGTCTTCGTTCCTCAAGCAGCGCCCAATGAAGAAGTTCTTGCCGAAGTGACTTTGGTCAAAAAAAATTTCGTCGAAGCCAAGCTCGTTGAAGTTTTAAAACCCAGTCCTTTTCGTCGTGAACCGCCTTGCCCTGTCGCCAATGTCTGTGGCGGTTGCAACTGGCAACACATCACTGAAGATGAACAGCGCCGACAAAAAGAAAAACTTGTTCTTGAGACTATTCAAAAATTCAACCGTGGGGTTGAGTTTGAATATCTTCCGATTCAGGAAAGTCCGCGTGTTTTAAGATACCGCAACCGCATTCAGCCAAAGTTTAAACACAACCGTTTTGGTTTTTTTGCACGCAATTCTCACGACATTGTTGAGATCAACGATTGTCCAATTACGGAAAGTGCGCTCACTGATAAGTTCGACGAAGTGAAGGCGTGGTTGAAAGAAAAAAACTCTAAGGATCTGCAACGTCTTGAGATGTACATCTCGGAGGAAGGTCCTGTTCGTTATGGGCTTATCAACGAAGATGATGACGGAATCGGCTTTTCTCAGGTCAATCGCTTCCAAAATGAAGACCTAATTCACACGGCTTTATCGTGGGCGGGTGAGGAAAAGTACGAGCAGGTGTTCGATCTTTATGCCGGGTCCGGAAACTTCACTTTTCCTTTTGCTCAAAAATATCCCGAAGCTCAAATCACGGGTGTGGAATTAAACCCTAAACTTGTCGAACGAGCAAAATCTCGCATTCAAAGTCAGCGTGTGAAGTATTTCCTTTCAGACGTAGAAAGCTACATGCGCAGGGCTTCTATCGGAAAACAGGACCTGGTCCTGCTCGATCCGCCTCGCGCTGGAGCTAGCGAGCTTATTATGCGTACACTCGCAGCGGCTCAGCCAAAAAAGATCATCTACATCAGCTGCCATCCGGTCTCTTTAGCGCGTGATCTTAACTGGTTCTTTGCTTGGTCACAGAAACTGGGCACTCGAATGAAGCTCACTCGGGTTCAAGCCTTCGAGATGTTCCCGCAGACCGACCATGTTGAGACTATTGCAGAGCTCAGGGTTGACTCTTAG
- a CDS encoding tetratricopeptide repeat protein, with protein MRKWILALCTLSMLSCAVLSGCATWGEDKKKADLHLRLGTSQLESGNYPYALRELLEAEKLDSENPVTQNNLGLVYFFRERYDLAEKHLRKAIAMDEKYTEARNNLSRVLIEEAKYAEAEKELRVVLNDLTYPSPDKAYINLGLAKFNQKDYVAARNAFSKVLNKNPDDCISSTYFGRTFFETEDYSRAAETLDRAIGFCQKNLYDEPHYYSALAYYRLGEKSKSVARFEELIKYYPDGKYREKAKGMLSLIRKGH; from the coding sequence ATGCGTAAATGGATTCTCGCACTGTGCACACTTTCCATGCTGAGCTGCGCCGTTTTATCGGGCTGTGCCACTTGGGGAGAAGATAAAAAGAAAGCCGATCTTCACCTTCGTTTGGGAACTTCTCAACTCGAAAGTGGCAACTATCCCTACGCTCTTCGCGAGCTTCTTGAAGCCGAAAAATTGGATTCAGAAAATCCGGTCACGCAAAACAACCTAGGCCTCGTCTACTTTTTCCGCGAACGCTATGATCTTGCAGAGAAGCATCTTCGTAAAGCGATCGCGATGGATGAAAAGTACACGGAAGCCCGCAACAACCTTTCGCGCGTTTTGATCGAAGAAGCTAAATACGCGGAAGCTGAAAAAGAGTTGCGCGTTGTTTTAAACGACCTCACTTATCCAAGTCCCGACAAAGCGTACATCAACTTGGGGCTCGCGAAATTTAATCAAAAAGATTACGTCGCTGCTCGCAATGCTTTTTCAAAAGTGCTGAACAAAAATCCTGATGATTGTATTTCTAGCACATACTTCGGTCGCACGTTTTTTGAGACTGAAGATTATTCTAGAGCGGCAGAAACTTTGGATCGCGCAATCGGTTTCTGCCAAAAGAATTTGTACGATGAACCTCACTACTACAGTGCCTTGGCTTACTACCGTCTTGGCGAAAAATCGAAATCGGTGGCTCGCTTTGAAGAGTTGATTAAGTACTATCCGGATGGGAAGTACCGTGAGAAAGCCAAAGGAATGCTCAGCTTGATTCGAAAGGGACATTGA